One Bradyrhizobium sp. CCGB12 genomic window carries:
- a CDS encoding diguanylate cyclase, with amino-acid sequence MAKSRKNSTKTVDVADSYAVRLMQHLVVPTFVIDPKRRVVIWNRACERLTGVAASDVIGTTRHWQAFYETRRPCLADLVALDRPEQLPEFYSEYAARGHNGLGFSAENWCVMPKLGSQLYLAIDAGPIHDEAGNLIAVVETLRDLTDQKRAEMTLKELATKDGLTGLSNRRAFDQMLMSEWARAQRTQKPLTLLFVDVDHFKLFNDRHGHQSGDECLRAVAAAVSRHALRPLDLASRYGGEEFALILPDMDCDTACTVAEEIRCAVMALQIAHGAMGAGDHVTLSVGVASHVPGGADGSPDRLLGAADEALYVAKRLGRNRVICAERVLAEFAALGRDAAAVPAPARRKSA; translated from the coding sequence ATGGCGAAGTCGCGCAAGAACTCCACGAAGACCGTCGACGTCGCGGATTCCTACGCGGTGCGGCTGATGCAGCACCTGGTGGTGCCAACCTTCGTGATCGACCCAAAGCGCCGCGTCGTGATCTGGAACAGGGCCTGCGAGCGGCTGACCGGCGTCGCCGCCTCGGATGTGATCGGCACCACCAGGCATTGGCAGGCCTTCTATGAGACCAGGCGCCCCTGCCTTGCCGACCTTGTCGCGCTCGACCGGCCGGAGCAGCTGCCGGAATTCTATTCGGAATATGCCGCGCGCGGCCATAACGGCCTCGGCTTCAGCGCCGAGAACTGGTGCGTGATGCCGAAGCTCGGCAGCCAACTCTATCTCGCCATCGATGCCGGCCCGATCCACGACGAGGCCGGCAACCTGATCGCGGTGGTGGAGACGCTGCGCGACCTCACCGACCAGAAGCGCGCCGAGATGACGCTGAAGGAGCTCGCCACCAAGGACGGGCTGACCGGCCTGTCGAACCGCCGCGCCTTCGACCAGATGCTGATGAGCGAATGGGCCCGCGCCCAGCGGACGCAGAAGCCGCTGACGCTGCTGTTCGTCGACGTCGACCATTTCAAGCTGTTCAACGACCGCCACGGCCATCAGAGCGGCGACGAATGCCTGCGTGCGGTCGCCGCCGCCGTCAGCCGGCACGCCCTGCGTCCGCTCGACCTCGCGAGCCGCTATGGCGGCGAGGAATTCGCGCTGATCCTGCCGGACATGGATTGCGACACCGCCTGCACCGTCGCCGAGGAGATCCGCTGCGCGGTCATGGCCTTGCAGATCGCCCACGGCGCCATGGGGGCCGGCGACCATGTCACCCTCAGCGTCGGCGTCGCAAGCCACGTTCCCGGCGGCGCCGATGGCAGCCCCGATCGACTGCTCGGCGCCGCCGACGAGGCGCTCTATGTGGCCAAACGGCTCGGCCGCAACCGCGTCATCTGCGCCGAAAGGGTGCTTGCCGAGTTCGCCGCCCTCGGCCGGGACGCCGCAGCGGTTCCGGCCCCTGCCCGGCGCAAATCGGCTTGA
- a CDS encoding TspO/MBR family protein, with the protein MFPLSVFVVAVVGLGWLIGATNLPGEWYAGLAKPGFVPPNWAFPLAWTILYIMIAVAGWRTFRREPMGKAMLVWAAQLALNFIWSPVMFTMHQIGAALVILIGLFVAIVTYIGLEMSRDRLAAALFVPYAAWVAFAGVLNAAIWRLN; encoded by the coding sequence ATGTTCCCGTTGTCGGTCTTCGTCGTCGCCGTGGTAGGCCTTGGCTGGCTGATCGGCGCGACCAATCTGCCGGGAGAGTGGTATGCGGGTCTCGCCAAGCCGGGCTTCGTGCCGCCGAACTGGGCATTTCCCCTGGCGTGGACGATCCTCTACATCATGATCGCTGTTGCGGGCTGGCGGACCTTTCGCCGTGAACCAATGGGCAAAGCGATGCTGGTCTGGGCCGCGCAGCTGGCCCTCAATTTCATCTGGTCTCCGGTGATGTTCACGATGCACCAGATCGGCGCTGCGCTCGTCATCCTCATCGGTCTGTTCGTCGCGATCGTGACCTACATCGGTCTGGAGATGTCACGAGACAGGCTGGCCGCGGCATTGTTCGTGCCCTATGCAGCCTGGGTCGCGTTTGCCGGCGTGCTCAATGCGGCCATCTGGCGTTTGAATTGA
- a CDS encoding ABC transporter ATP-binding protein yields the protein MTDLLKLSGVHTHIGRYHILQGIDLAVPQGQTTMLLGRNGAGKTTTLRTIMGLWQASHGEISLAGMRIESRATPDIARLGVGYVPESMAVFSDLTVKENLVLAARDGPLDDTQLDWIFGFFPALRRFWLSRAGSLSGGQKQMLSIARAIIEPRKLLLIDEPTKGLAPAIVMALIECLKEIKRKGATILLVEQNFFAARELGDSVLVMDNGTIVHRGEMAALAADVSLQERLLGLSLEAHQ from the coding sequence ATGACCGACCTTCTCAAACTATCCGGCGTGCATACCCACATCGGCCGCTATCACATTCTCCAGGGCATCGACCTCGCCGTTCCGCAAGGACAGACCACGATGCTGCTCGGCCGCAACGGCGCCGGTAAGACCACGACGCTGCGCACCATCATGGGTCTGTGGCAGGCCTCGCATGGCGAGATCAGCCTCGCCGGGATGCGCATCGAGAGCCGCGCTACGCCCGACATCGCCCGGCTCGGCGTCGGTTATGTGCCGGAGAGCATGGCCGTGTTCTCCGACCTCACGGTCAAGGAGAATCTGGTGCTGGCAGCGCGCGACGGGCCGCTCGACGACACCCAGCTCGACTGGATCTTCGGCTTCTTCCCGGCGCTGCGCCGGTTCTGGCTGTCGCGTGCCGGAAGCCTCTCGGGCGGACAGAAACAGATGTTGTCGATCGCGCGTGCCATCATCGAGCCGCGCAAGCTGCTCCTGATCGACGAGCCGACCAAGGGCCTCGCGCCCGCCATCGTGATGGCGCTGATCGAGTGCCTGAAGGAGATCAAGCGCAAGGGCGCCACCATCCTCTTGGTCGAACAGAATTTCTTCGCCGCCCGCGAGCTCGGCGACAGCGTGCTGGTCATGGACAACGGCACCATCGTCCACCGCGGCGAGATGGCGGCACTCGCCGCCGACGTGTCGCTGCAGGAGCGGCTGCTCGGCCTGAGCCTGGAGGCGCACCAGTGA
- a CDS encoding substrate-binding domain-containing protein — MRRSLIIATTILALAAVTSARADDLKVALIYGKTGPLEAYAKQTETGLKMGFEYATKGTMTLDGRKIVIITKDDQGKPDLSKAALAEAYQDDKADIAIGTTSSAAALAILPVAEENKKILIVEPAVADQITGEKWNRYIFRTARNSSQDAISNAVAIGKQGVTVATLAQDYAFGRDGVAAFKEALAKTGATLAAEEYAPTSTTDFTAVGQRLFDALKDKPGRKVIWVIWAGAGNPLAKLQDMDPKRYGIELSTGGNILPALAAYKGLPGMEGATYYFYEIPKNPVNDWFVAEHQKRFNSPPDFFTAGGFAAAMSVVAAVTKAKSTDTEKLITAMEGLEFDTPKGKMVFRKEDHQALQSMYHFKVKVDPNVAWAVLEPVRELKIEDMDVPVRNKR, encoded by the coding sequence GTGCGTCGATCGCTCATCATAGCAACAACCATCCTCGCGCTCGCCGCGGTCACCTCCGCACGGGCCGACGATCTCAAGGTCGCGCTGATCTACGGCAAGACCGGTCCGCTCGAGGCCTATGCCAAGCAGACCGAGACCGGCCTGAAAATGGGCTTTGAATATGCCACCAAGGGTACGATGACGCTCGACGGCCGCAAGATCGTCATCATCACCAAGGACGACCAGGGCAAGCCCGACCTTTCGAAGGCCGCGCTCGCGGAAGCCTATCAGGACGACAAGGCCGACATTGCGATCGGCACGACCTCGTCTGCCGCGGCGCTCGCCATCCTCCCCGTCGCCGAGGAGAACAAGAAGATCCTGATCGTCGAGCCCGCGGTCGCGGATCAGATTACCGGCGAGAAGTGGAATCGCTACATCTTCCGCACTGCGCGCAACTCCTCGCAGGACGCGATCTCCAACGCGGTCGCGATCGGCAAGCAGGGCGTTACCGTCGCAACGCTGGCGCAGGACTACGCGTTCGGTCGTGACGGCGTCGCGGCCTTCAAGGAGGCGCTCGCCAAGACCGGCGCGACGCTCGCCGCGGAAGAATATGCCCCGACCTCGACCACCGACTTCACCGCAGTCGGCCAGCGCCTGTTCGACGCGCTGAAGGACAAGCCAGGCCGCAAGGTGATCTGGGTGATCTGGGCCGGCGCCGGAAATCCGCTGGCCAAGCTCCAGGACATGGACCCGAAGCGCTACGGCATCGAGCTGTCGACCGGCGGCAACATCCTGCCGGCGCTCGCGGCCTATAAGGGCCTGCCCGGCATGGAAGGTGCGACCTATTATTTCTACGAGATCCCGAAGAATCCGGTGAACGACTGGTTCGTCGCCGAGCACCAGAAGCGCTTCAATTCACCGCCGGACTTCTTCACCGCGGGTGGCTTCGCCGCCGCGATGTCCGTCGTCGCCGCCGTCACCAAGGCGAAGTCGACCGACACCGAGAAGCTGATCACGGCGATGGAAGGGCTGGAGTTCGACACGCCGAAGGGCAAGATGGTGTTCCGGAAAGAGGACCATCAGGCGCTCCAGAGCATGTATCACTTCAAGGTCAAGGTCGATCCGAACGTCGCCTGGGCCGTGCTCGAGCCGGTGCGCGAGCTGAAGATCGAAGACATGGACGTTCCCGTCCGCAACAAGCGGTAG
- a CDS encoding ABC transporter ATP-binding protein — MTLTLETRDLTIRFGGHVAVNNVTCTFRPGELTAIVGPNGAGKTTYFNLISGQLRASSGSILFDGTDITQHSAPMRTRAGLGRAFQLTNLFPNLTVEENVRLAVQAASGTHYDMLRPWMVRRDLIARADAILDQVALGSRRGVVATVLSHGDQRKLEVALMIALEPKVFMFDEPTAGMSIDEVPVVLNLIAQLKQDSSKIILLVEHKMDVVRSLADRIIVLHNGQLVADGKPAEVIASPIVQEAYLGVAPKNSAESAA; from the coding sequence ATGACGCTGACCCTCGAAACCCGCGACCTCACCATCCGCTTTGGCGGCCATGTGGCGGTCAACAACGTCACCTGCACGTTCCGCCCGGGCGAGCTCACCGCCATCGTTGGGCCGAACGGCGCCGGCAAGACCACTTACTTCAATCTGATCTCGGGCCAGCTCCGCGCCTCGAGCGGCAGCATCCTGTTCGACGGCACCGACATCACCCAGCACTCCGCCCCGATGCGGACCCGTGCGGGTCTCGGACGCGCGTTCCAACTGACAAACCTGTTTCCGAACCTCACCGTCGAAGAGAACGTCCGCCTCGCGGTGCAGGCCGCCAGCGGCACGCATTACGACATGCTGCGGCCCTGGATGGTGCGCCGCGACCTGATCGCGCGTGCCGACGCCATCCTCGACCAGGTCGCGCTCGGCAGCCGCCGCGGCGTGGTCGCGACGGTGCTGTCGCATGGCGACCAGCGCAAGCTCGAGGTTGCCTTGATGATCGCGCTGGAGCCTAAGGTGTTCATGTTCGACGAGCCGACCGCCGGCATGAGCATCGACGAGGTGCCCGTCGTCCTCAACCTGATCGCGCAGCTCAAGCAGGACAGCAGCAAGATCATCCTGCTCGTCGAGCACAAGATGGACGTGGTCCGCTCGCTCGCCGACCGCATCATCGTGCTGCATAACGGCCAGCTTGTTGCGGACGGCAAGCCTGCCGAGGTGATCGCTTCGCCAATCGTGCAGGAAGCCTATCTCGGCGTTGCGCCCAAGAACTCGGCAGAGAGCGCAGCATGA
- a CDS encoding branched-chain amino acid ABC transporter permease translates to MTELAANDPLPKPKRDLAPILLPVALALLMIPLIGSTSSWLTLTAASLAMGMMIFIMASGLTLVFGLMDVLNFGHGAFIAVGAYVATLVLAPFAASLQADSLWVNLAVLAPAALLSMAVSGALGLIVERVLILPVYGQHLKQILMTTGGLIVAEQTLYALWGPQIIPMPLPTSLRGSFILGDVAIAKYRVLAMLIGLAIFIAIQLVLNRSKLGLLIRAGVENREMVEALGYRIRRLFLGVFMTGSALAGLGGVMWALYREQVHASMSDDLTVLIFIVVIIGGLGSIGGCFIGAILVAMVANYGGFLVPKLALVSNILLMVAILMWRPRGLYAVTSR, encoded by the coding sequence GTGACTGAACTCGCCGCGAATGATCCGCTGCCGAAGCCGAAGCGCGACCTGGCGCCAATCCTGCTGCCGGTGGCGCTCGCCCTGCTCATGATCCCGCTGATCGGCTCGACCTCTTCCTGGCTGACGCTGACCGCCGCGAGCCTCGCCATGGGCATGATGATCTTCATCATGGCTTCCGGACTCACACTCGTGTTCGGCCTGATGGACGTGCTCAATTTCGGCCACGGCGCCTTCATCGCCGTCGGCGCCTATGTCGCCACCCTGGTGCTGGCGCCGTTCGCGGCCTCCCTTCAGGCCGATTCGCTGTGGGTGAACCTCGCGGTGCTGGCGCCGGCCGCGCTGCTGTCGATGGCGGTATCAGGCGCGCTCGGCCTGATCGTCGAGCGCGTGCTGATCCTGCCCGTCTACGGCCAGCATCTGAAGCAGATCCTGATGACGACGGGCGGCCTGATCGTCGCCGAGCAGACGCTCTATGCGCTATGGGGACCTCAGATCATCCCGATGCCGCTGCCGACCTCGCTGCGCGGCTCCTTCATCCTCGGCGACGTCGCGATTGCAAAATATCGCGTGCTGGCGATGCTGATCGGCCTTGCCATCTTCATCGCAATCCAGCTCGTGCTCAACCGCAGCAAGCTCGGACTTCTGATCCGCGCCGGCGTCGAGAACCGCGAGATGGTGGAGGCGCTCGGCTATCGCATCCGCCGCCTGTTCCTCGGCGTGTTCATGACGGGATCGGCGCTCGCCGGTCTCGGCGGTGTGATGTGGGCGCTCTATCGGGAGCAGGTTCACGCCTCCATGAGCGACGACCTCACCGTGCTGATCTTCATCGTCGTCATCATCGGCGGGCTCGGGTCGATCGGCGGCTGCTTCATCGGCGCGATCCTGGTGGCGATGGTGGCCAATTACGGCGGCTTCCTCGTGCCGAAACTCGCCCTCGTCTCCAACATCCTGCTGATGGTCGCCATTCTGATGTGGCGGCCGCGCGGCCTCTATGCGGTGACCAGCCGATGA
- the dinB gene encoding DNA polymerase IV — protein MSESDTVTGDASPVRKIIHIDMDAFYASVEQRDNSELRGKPVAVGGSAERGVVAAASYEARKFGVRSAMPSVTAKRQCPDLIFVKPRFEVYKAVSRQIRDIFAEHTPIIEPLSLDEAYLDVTENLQGIPLARDIALLIREKIKAETGLNASAGISYNKFLAKLASDHRKPNGQFVISPEMGPAFVEPLPVGKFHGIGPATAAKMNALGMFTGLDIRNQTLEFMNANFGKSGAYYYWISRGVDERPVRANRIRKSIGAENTFSTDLTEFDALVAELRPLVDKVWRHCEATGNRGRTVTLKIKFADFEIITRSRSVPATVAGRDDLERLACGLLEIEMPLPKRVRLLGVSLSSLQAGDTSEPQLTLSI, from the coding sequence ATGAGCGAATCCGACACGGTGACCGGCGATGCTTCGCCCGTCCGCAAGATCATCCATATCGACATGGATGCTTTCTACGCGTCGGTGGAACAGCGCGACAATTCGGAGCTGCGCGGAAAGCCGGTCGCGGTCGGAGGCTCCGCGGAACGCGGCGTCGTCGCGGCCGCCAGCTATGAGGCCCGCAAGTTCGGCGTTCGCTCCGCCATGCCATCCGTGACCGCGAAGCGGCAATGTCCCGATCTGATCTTCGTCAAACCGCGCTTCGAGGTCTACAAGGCGGTCTCCAGGCAGATCCGTGACATCTTTGCCGAGCATACTCCGATCATCGAGCCCTTGTCGCTCGACGAGGCCTATCTCGACGTGACGGAGAACCTGCAAGGCATCCCGCTGGCACGGGACATCGCCTTGCTGATCCGAGAGAAGATCAAGGCCGAGACGGGCCTCAACGCGTCGGCGGGCATCTCCTACAACAAGTTTCTGGCAAAGCTCGCCTCCGATCATCGCAAGCCCAACGGTCAGTTCGTGATCTCGCCGGAGATGGGACCAGCCTTCGTCGAGCCGCTGCCGGTCGGTAAGTTCCATGGAATAGGTCCGGCAACAGCTGCGAAGATGAACGCGCTCGGCATGTTCACCGGTCTCGACATCCGCAACCAGACGCTGGAGTTCATGAATGCGAACTTCGGCAAGTCGGGCGCCTATTACTATTGGATATCACGCGGCGTCGACGAACGGCCGGTCCGGGCCAACCGCATCCGCAAATCCATCGGCGCGGAGAACACGTTCTCGACCGATCTCACCGAGTTCGACGCGCTGGTTGCCGAGCTCAGGCCTCTCGTCGACAAGGTATGGCGGCATTGCGAGGCGACCGGCAACCGGGGCCGCACCGTGACCCTGAAGATCAAGTTTGCCGACTTCGAGATCATCACGCGCAGCCGGTCTGTCCCGGCGACGGTTGCGGGACGAGACGATCTGGAGCGGCTGGCCTGCGGCCTGCTCGAAATCGAGATGCCGCTGCCCAAGCGCGTCAGGCTGCTGGGGGTCTCGCTGTCTTCGCTCCAGGCCGGGGACACCTCGGAGCCGCAGCTGACGTTGAGCATTTGA
- a CDS encoding EAL domain-containing protein encodes MRQIVAGIAAGMSLAVNNGWRAAAIRRGPVLWLTLCGVLLVAGIFAVTAMAVGEFRERTLVNRERELENTVQLIARHFDQQFEDSDVVAADVTAQMNLPEITSAAMFRERMSAPAMNQMLRSKISSVSYLGDIAIYDAEGDLINWSRAQPLPKINVSSRAYFQSFKSDPTAEPVILESVRSFIIDKWTTIVARRLNGADGSFLGAMVRRIDPDSYQQYFASVALAEGTAISLFDREGKMLARYPHAEELIGRSFKDAPLMQRVLTKGGQHTLRVRSPVDGEERLGSAASLTHFPLVIVATNTTSAALADWRQQTGFMVTTATLSAAVIALILYLIIRQINRQNREAQERIEAERLRLDTALNNMSQGLILYDAAGYIVTCNRRYADMFGLSHDVIKPGCHIHEAMYHRKERNAFSGNVEEFCAEVMRGVAEGKVAKRIHQLPNGRAFQVINTPLAQGGWVATIEEITERRNLEQERDRNHTFLREIIDHIPSQITVKDALTRQYLLINRTAAEQFGQSREDIVGKTPFDIYPADTASIVTDDDSKALQSTTGLSKDEHAWPSQTLGLRYITSTRIGIRDEAGEPRYLINVVDDVTEQRRADEKIAHMAHYDALTDLPNRTLFRTQIERELAKVAGGEQFALLYIDVDEFKGINDSLGHHVGDELLKAIAGRLRGCLTQGDLIARLGGDEFAVIQTGIRSSAEVVSFVTRIYEAIRQPYHCLGHQLSTDASIGIALAPKDGSDLDQLIKNADLAMYGAKAEGRRTHRFFEPAMDASAKARLTMEQDLRQALVNGGFEIHYQPLVDLRSGEVSGCEALLRWRHPERGMVSPAEFIPVAEDTGLINELGDWVLRMACNEAATWPAHVRIAVNVSPVQLKCDTLALRIAGALAASGLDPRRLELEITEAVLIRDDEAALSILHQLRAIGVRIALDDFGTGYSSLSYLKRFPFDKIKIDRCFVADIAETSGAPVIVQAVVNIAAASSMTTVAEGVETEAQREMLRALGCTEMQGYLFSAPKPASEVRKLFGSGSAGPVAAVA; translated from the coding sequence ATGCGCCAAATCGTTGCAGGCATCGCAGCCGGAATGTCCCTAGCCGTGAACAACGGCTGGAGGGCGGCGGCGATTCGGCGTGGCCCCGTCCTGTGGTTGACCTTGTGCGGTGTGCTGCTGGTCGCGGGGATCTTCGCCGTGACCGCCATGGCCGTCGGCGAATTCCGCGAGCGGACCCTGGTCAACCGCGAGCGCGAGCTGGAAAACACGGTGCAGCTGATTGCGCGGCACTTTGATCAGCAGTTCGAAGACTCCGACGTCGTCGCCGCCGATGTGACCGCGCAGATGAACCTGCCGGAGATCACCTCGGCCGCGATGTTCCGCGAGCGCATGTCCGCGCCTGCGATGAACCAGATGCTGCGCAGCAAGATCAGCTCGGTGTCCTATCTCGGCGACATCGCGATCTACGATGCCGAGGGCGACCTGATCAACTGGTCGCGGGCCCAGCCCCTGCCCAAGATCAACGTCTCCTCGCGCGCCTATTTCCAATCGTTTAAATCCGACCCGACGGCTGAACCGGTCATCCTGGAGTCTGTTCGCAGCTTCATCATCGACAAATGGACCACGATCGTCGCACGGCGCCTGAACGGCGCTGACGGCAGCTTCCTTGGTGCGATGGTCCGGCGGATCGATCCGGACAGCTACCAGCAATATTTCGCATCCGTCGCGCTGGCCGAGGGCACCGCGATCTCGCTGTTCGATCGCGAAGGCAAGATGCTGGCGCGCTATCCGCACGCCGAAGAATTGATCGGACGGAGCTTCAAGGATGCGCCGCTGATGCAGAGGGTGCTGACCAAGGGCGGTCAGCACACGCTGCGCGTCAGGAGTCCGGTCGACGGCGAGGAGCGGCTCGGCTCCGCCGCGTCGTTGACGCATTTCCCGCTGGTCATCGTCGCGACCAACACCACCAGCGCCGCGCTGGCCGACTGGCGGCAGCAGACCGGCTTCATGGTCACGACGGCGACACTTTCGGCCGCCGTGATCGCGCTGATCCTCTATCTGATCATTCGTCAGATCAACCGGCAGAACCGCGAGGCCCAGGAGCGGATCGAAGCCGAACGACTGCGGCTCGACACCGCGCTGAACAATATGTCGCAAGGGCTGATTCTGTACGACGCCGCCGGATACATCGTCACCTGCAACCGCCGCTATGCTGACATGTTCGGCCTGTCCCACGACGTCATCAAGCCCGGCTGCCACATCCACGAGGCGATGTACCATCGCAAGGAGCGCAATGCGTTCAGCGGCAACGTCGAGGAATTTTGCGCCGAGGTGATGAGGGGCGTCGCCGAAGGCAAGGTCGCCAAGAGAATACATCAGCTGCCCAACGGCCGCGCCTTCCAGGTCATCAACACTCCGCTCGCGCAGGGCGGATGGGTCGCTACGATCGAAGAGATCACCGAGCGTCGCAATCTGGAACAGGAGCGGGACCGCAACCACACCTTCCTGCGCGAGATCATCGACCACATCCCCTCGCAGATCACGGTGAAGGACGCCCTGACACGCCAATATCTGCTGATCAACCGCACCGCCGCGGAGCAGTTCGGCCAATCGCGCGAAGACATCGTTGGCAAGACCCCCTTCGACATCTACCCGGCCGACACCGCAAGTATCGTCACCGACGATGACAGCAAAGCGCTGCAGTCGACCACGGGATTGTCCAAGGACGAGCATGCCTGGCCGAGCCAGACCTTGGGGTTGCGCTACATCACCTCGACCCGGATCGGCATTCGCGATGAAGCCGGCGAGCCGCGCTACCTCATCAATGTCGTCGATGACGTCACCGAGCAGCGGCGCGCCGACGAGAAGATCGCTCACATGGCGCATTACGATGCGCTGACCGACCTGCCGAACCGCACGCTGTTCCGCACACAGATTGAACGCGAGCTGGCGAAGGTCGCCGGCGGCGAGCAGTTCGCGCTGCTCTACATCGACGTCGACGAATTCAAGGGCATCAACGATTCGCTCGGACATCACGTCGGCGACGAGCTGTTGAAGGCGATCGCGGGCCGTCTGCGCGGCTGCCTGACGCAGGGCGACCTGATCGCGCGGCTTGGCGGCGACGAATTCGCGGTCATCCAGACCGGGATCCGGTCCTCTGCCGAGGTTGTGTCGTTCGTGACGCGGATCTACGAGGCGATCCGGCAGCCCTATCATTGTCTCGGCCATCAGCTCTCCACCGACGCGAGCATCGGGATTGCGCTGGCGCCGAAGGACGGCTCCGATCTCGATCAGCTCATCAAGAATGCCGACCTCGCCATGTACGGCGCCAAGGCCGAGGGACGCCGCACCCACCGCTTCTTCGAACCGGCGATGGATGCGAGCGCCAAGGCGCGCCTGACCATGGAGCAGGATCTGCGTCAGGCCCTGGTCAACGGCGGCTTCGAGATTCACTACCAGCCGCTGGTCGATCTCCGCTCCGGCGAGGTCTCCGGCTGCGAGGCGCTGCTGCGCTGGCGTCATCCCGAGCGCGGCATGGTGTCGCCGGCGGAATTCATTCCGGTCGCCGAGGACACCGGCCTGATCAACGAGCTCGGCGATTGGGTGCTGCGCATGGCCTGCAACGAGGCCGCGACCTGGCCTGCGCATGTCCGCATCGCGGTCAACGTCTCGCCGGTACAGCTCAAATGCGACACGCTGGCCTTGCGGATCGCCGGCGCGCTCGCGGCGTCTGGGCTCGACCCGCGACGGCTCGAGCTCGAGATCACCGAGGCCGTGCTGATCCGCGACGACGAGGCGGCGCTCTCGATCCTGCACCAGCTCCGTGCGATCGGCGTGCGCATCGCGCTCGACGATTTCGGCACCGGCTACTCCTCGCTCAGTTATCTCAAGCGCTTCCCGTTCGACAAGATCAAGATCGACCGCTGCTTCGTCGCCGACATCGCGGAGACCAGCGGTGCGCCGGTCATCGTTCAAGCCGTCGTGAACATCGCCGCCGCCAGCAGCATGACCACGGTCGCCGAGGGCGTCGAGACCGAGGCCCAGCGCGAGATGCTGCGCGCGCTCGGCTGCACGGAGATGCAGGGCTATCTGTTCAGCGCGCCGAAGCCGGCCAGCGAGGTGCGAAAGCTGTTCGGCTCCGGCAGTGCCGGACCGGTGGCGGCGGTGGCGTGA
- a CDS encoding branched-chain amino acid ABC transporter permease: MMILSGDPPRSRVLTLVLVLIILALAATPFLFPGAKALNVAAKICVFAALVASYDLLLGYTGSVSFAHTMFYGIGSYAIAIALYGMGPNWAAVATGIVIGLPLAALLALAIGLFSLRVAAIFFAMITLAVASAFQVLASQLSWLTGGEDGRSFQLPELLRPGTVLISKNLFGFEINGRILTFYLVFAVSALMILALLRVVNSPFGRVLQAIRENRFRAEALGFRTVFHLTYANCLAALVAASAGILNALWLRYAGPDTSLSFSIMLDILLMVVIGGMGTIYGAIIGATIFILAQNYLQSLMGVASTAASEAGLPLLPGLLHPDRWLLWLGLLFIASVYFFPTGVVGRLRKAGSDKSAGASH, encoded by the coding sequence ATGATGATCCTCTCCGGCGACCCGCCGCGCAGCCGCGTCCTGACCCTCGTTCTCGTCCTCATCATCCTGGCGCTGGCGGCAACGCCGTTCCTGTTCCCGGGCGCCAAGGCGCTGAACGTCGCGGCCAAGATCTGCGTCTTCGCCGCGCTGGTTGCGTCCTACGATTTGCTGCTCGGTTACACCGGCTCGGTCTCGTTCGCCCACACCATGTTCTACGGCATCGGCAGCTACGCGATCGCGATCGCGTTGTACGGGATGGGCCCGAACTGGGCTGCGGTCGCAACCGGCATCGTCATCGGCCTGCCGCTCGCAGCTCTGCTTGCACTCGCGATCGGGCTGTTCTCGCTGCGCGTCGCCGCGATCTTCTTTGCCATGATCACGCTCGCGGTCGCTTCCGCCTTCCAGGTGCTGGCCTCGCAGCTCTCCTGGCTGACCGGCGGCGAGGACGGGCGCAGCTTCCAGCTGCCCGAACTGCTGCGCCCCGGCACCGTGCTGATCTCGAAGAACCTGTTCGGCTTCGAGATCAACGGCCGCATCCTGACTTTCTATCTGGTGTTCGCCGTCTCCGCCCTGATGATCCTCGCCCTGCTGCGGGTGGTGAACTCGCCGTTCGGGCGCGTGCTCCAGGCGATCCGCGAGAATCGTTTCCGCGCCGAGGCGCTCGGCTTCCGCACCGTATTCCACCTGACCTACGCCAACTGCCTGGCCGCACTGGTCGCCGCGAGCGCCGGCATCTTGAACGCGCTATGGCTGCGCTATGCTGGGCCCGACACCTCCCTCAGCTTCTCGATCATGCTGGACATTCTGCTGATGGTCGTGATCGGCGGCATGGGTACGATCTACGGCGCGATCATCGGCGCCACCATCTTCATCCTCGCGCAAAACTATTTGCAGTCGCTGATGGGCGTCGCCTCCACGGCGGCGTCGGAAGCCGGCCTGCCGCTGCTGCCGGGGCTGCTGCATCCCGACCGCTGGCTGCTGTGGCTTGGACTGCTGTTCATCGCCAGCGTGTATTTCTTCCCGACCGGCGTGGTCGGACGGCTGCGCAAGGCCGGCAGCGACAAGAGCGCGGGCGCCTCGCATTAA